One window of Dyadobacter sandarakinus genomic DNA carries:
- a CDS encoding cob(I)yrinic acid a,c-diamide adenosyltransferase, with protein sequence MKIYTKTGDKGMTSLIGGTRLSKAHVRIEAYGTVDELNSYIGLLRDQPVNEHRKDLLKEIQDRLFTIGSHLASEADQKKRPLPDLLDDDIRLLESEMDRIDALVPPLRAFVLPGGHASVSFGHVARTVCRRAERAVIHLQQSEEVESIVVRYLNRLSDYLFMLCRAMTAELGSEEITWQPRVSPKN encoded by the coding sequence ATGAAAATATACACCAAGACCGGCGACAAAGGCATGACCTCGCTCATCGGCGGTACACGTTTGAGCAAGGCACATGTCAGGATTGAAGCCTACGGAACTGTCGATGAACTGAATAGCTATATTGGTCTGCTCCGCGACCAGCCCGTGAACGAACACCGGAAGGATCTGCTCAAGGAAATCCAGGACAGGCTTTTCACGATTGGCTCGCACCTGGCCTCCGAAGCGGACCAAAAGAAGCGGCCCCTGCCCGACCTGTTGGATGACGATATCAGGCTGCTGGAAAGTGAAATGGACCGGATAGATGCCCTGGTGCCTCCCCTGCGCGCATTTGTACTGCCCGGCGGACATGCATCCGTATCCTTCGGGCATGTGGCGCGGACAGTATGCCGGAGGGCGGAGCGGGCCGTAATTCATCTGCAGCAAAGCGAGGAGGTAGAGAGCATTGTCGTGCGCTACCTGAACCGACTTTCCGACTATCTTTTTATGCTTTGCAGGGCCATGACCGCAGAGCTTGGAAGCGAGGAAATTACGTGGCAACCGAGAGTATCTCCCAAAAATTAA
- a CDS encoding branched-chain amino acid aminotransferase: protein MTADTIQIEVQQTSQSRLQEVDFNNLVFGRNISDHMFIAEYRDGQWQDLRIVPYGDLALSPATAALHYGQAIFEGMKAYKNEEGEVLLFRAIDNWKRLNKSAERLCMPSIPEEIFMGGLTELIRLDADWVPSQEGCSLYIRPYMFATDPYIGVKPSDSYYFIIFTSPVGSYYAKPPRVKVETHFIRAAEGGVGATKCAGNYAGSLYPARLAQQEGYDQLIWTDARDHQYIEESGTMNIMFMIDGKLVTPYVSETTLDGITRKSIVDVAKSWDIPVEERRVSVKEIIDAIKDGTLEAAFGAGTAVVISPFATIAYEGVDYQLPEIREDSFVVRVKNYLTNLRTGKEEDIFGWMLKV from the coding sequence ATGACAGCCGATACAATTCAGATTGAAGTTCAGCAGACATCCCAATCACGTTTGCAGGAGGTTGATTTTAACAACCTTGTTTTCGGCCGGAACATCTCCGACCACATGTTTATCGCGGAGTATCGTGACGGCCAGTGGCAGGATCTCCGGATCGTACCTTATGGCGACCTCGCTCTCAGTCCTGCCACCGCAGCGCTTCACTACGGTCAGGCGATCTTTGAAGGCATGAAAGCCTATAAGAACGAGGAAGGTGAAGTACTTCTGTTCCGCGCGATTGACAACTGGAAAAGGCTTAACAAGTCGGCGGAGAGACTTTGCATGCCTTCGATCCCGGAAGAAATCTTCATGGGCGGGCTTACCGAGCTCATCCGCCTCGATGCAGACTGGGTACCTTCCCAGGAAGGATGCTCGCTGTACATTCGCCCGTATATGTTTGCTACCGACCCGTACATTGGTGTAAAACCATCTGATTCATACTACTTTATCATTTTCACAAGTCCGGTAGGCAGCTATTATGCCAAGCCTCCGCGCGTGAAAGTGGAGACCCATTTTATCCGTGCAGCAGAAGGTGGCGTAGGCGCTACCAAATGTGCCGGCAACTATGCAGGATCCCTTTACCCGGCACGTCTTGCCCAGCAGGAAGGCTACGACCAGCTGATCTGGACGGATGCCCGTGATCATCAGTACATTGAAGAATCAGGCACCATGAACATCATGTTCATGATCGATGGCAAGCTGGTAACACCTTACGTTTCTGAAACCACGCTGGACGGCATTACGCGGAAAAGCATTGTTGACGTCGCAAAAAGCTGGGATATTCCTGTGGAAGAGCGGCGCGTATCGGTAAAGGAAATCATTGACGCCATCAAAGACGGAACGCTGGAAGCAGCTTTTGGTGCGGGTACGGCGGTGGTAATTTCTCCATTCGCGACCATCGCTTACGAAGGTGTGGATTACCAGCTTCCTGAAATCAGAGAGGATTCATTTGTCGTAAGGGTAAAAAATTACCTGACCAACCTCCGCACCGGCAAAGAAGAAGATATTTTCGGCTGGATGCTGAAAGTTTAG
- a CDS encoding S-adenosylmethionine:tRNA ribosyltransferase-isomerase, with the protein MKNDWLQQAESIALGDYTYELPDERVAKYPLTRRDQSKLLVYQNHKIQHSQFTSLPDFLPSHALLVFNNTKVIPARAYFQKPTGATIEILLLHPEQPTRIINDAMLVRGSCVWECMIGNKKRWKVGDVLSRDIHINEQPVELSVAYADFERNEVRLSWDADVPFLDIVKALGQIPLPPYLNRDTEESDSETYQTVYADQHGAVAAPTAGLHFTEHVFEKLSQKGIEKAFLTLHVGAGTFQPIKADTVTEHKMHSEQIVFTRELIGDLLAKQDCIVAVGTTSLRSLESLYWYGVKLFRKETTSFFIEKLYPYPFDEADLPTTREALESIAFYMDQENLDALTGETEIFIFPGYKFRMCKGLVTNYHQPGSTLILLVAAFVGDDWKRIYAHALENDYRFLSYGDSSLLWNSTGG; encoded by the coding sequence ATGAAAAACGATTGGTTGCAGCAGGCGGAGTCTATTGCATTGGGCGATTATACCTACGAATTGCCTGATGAACGTGTCGCAAAATATCCGCTGACCCGGCGCGACCAGTCGAAGTTGCTGGTTTACCAAAATCATAAAATCCAGCACAGCCAGTTTACCAGTCTGCCCGACTTTTTGCCTTCCCATGCACTGCTTGTTTTCAACAATACAAAAGTGATCCCCGCGCGGGCCTATTTTCAAAAACCGACGGGCGCCACGATTGAGATCCTGCTTTTGCATCCCGAGCAACCTACGCGCATTATTAATGATGCCATGCTCGTTCGCGGCAGCTGCGTCTGGGAATGCATGATCGGAAATAAAAAGCGCTGGAAAGTCGGCGATGTGCTTTCCAGGGATATCCATATCAATGAGCAGCCGGTCGAACTTTCTGTGGCTTACGCAGACTTTGAGCGCAATGAAGTCCGGCTGTCGTGGGATGCGGATGTGCCTTTCCTGGACATTGTAAAAGCATTGGGGCAAATCCCGCTCCCGCCCTACCTTAACCGCGACACCGAGGAATCTGACTCAGAAACTTACCAGACGGTTTACGCCGACCAGCACGGAGCAGTTGCTGCCCCGACTGCGGGATTGCACTTTACGGAACATGTTTTTGAAAAACTTTCGCAAAAGGGTATTGAAAAAGCCTTCCTGACCCTGCATGTGGGCGCGGGCACTTTTCAGCCTATCAAAGCGGACACGGTCACGGAGCACAAAATGCATTCGGAACAAATCGTTTTTACGCGCGAACTCATCGGGGATTTATTGGCTAAACAGGACTGCATTGTGGCCGTCGGCACCACCTCGCTGCGTTCGCTGGAAAGTTTGTACTGGTATGGTGTGAAGTTATTCAGGAAAGAAACGACATCTTTTTTTATTGAAAAACTGTATCCTTATCCCTTCGACGAAGCCGACCTTCCCACTACGCGGGAAGCATTGGAATCCATTGCATTCTATATGGACCAGGAAAACTTGGATGCGCTGACAGGTGAAACCGAAATTTTTATTTTTCCGGGCTACAAATTCCGCATGTGCAAAGGATTGGTGACCAACTACCACCAGCCGGGCTCTACCCTGATTTTGCTCGTCGCTGCATTCGTGGGTGACGACTGGAAGCGTATTTATGCCCATGCATTGGAAAACGATTACCGCTTCCTGAGCTACGGCGACAGTTCGCTTTTATGGAATTCGACCGGAGGATAA
- a CDS encoding Panacea domain-containing protein, which yields MKAYHHKKAAQLINYFADYNGGAINKMKAFKLIWLANRLHLRKYARTITGDVHYAMSWGPVPSNTKELIESKVSVSSTEKHYFDQYLILDGHLIRSVEAVNAKVFSETDLEVADEILKHYNSLDQFELVNYSHYFPEWKRFQEKIEQSGSSYKMNLSDFFENYIDEKGLFNDSQEDLSLTKEIYFETANS from the coding sequence ATGAAAGCATATCATCATAAAAAAGCTGCGCAGCTAATCAATTATTTTGCCGATTATAATGGGGGTGCAATCAATAAAATGAAAGCATTCAAGCTCATTTGGCTGGCAAACAGGCTGCATCTTAGAAAGTATGCGAGAACGATTACCGGCGATGTCCACTATGCCATGTCGTGGGGACCGGTGCCTTCCAATACTAAAGAACTCATTGAAAGTAAAGTATCTGTATCATCTACGGAAAAACATTATTTTGATCAATATTTGATTCTAGACGGGCATCTGATTCGTTCCGTCGAAGCTGTAAACGCAAAAGTATTTTCAGAAACTGATCTCGAAGTAGCTGACGAAATATTGAAGCATTACAACTCTCTCGATCAATTCGAACTCGTCAATTATTCTCACTATTTCCCCGAATGGAAGCGATTTCAGGAGAAAATTGAGCAGTCAGGTTCCAGCTACAAGATGAACCTGAGCGATTTCTTTGAAAACTACATCGATGAAAAAGGCCTCTTCAATGATTCTCAGGAAGACCTGAGCCTTACGAAAGAGATTTACTTCGAAACTGCAAATTCTTAA
- a CDS encoding metallophosphoesterase family protein, producing the protein MFLKRRSFLQLLPAIPALPQLHQKSGEGKAARIALRFIVASDGHFGQPDTDYKTFHADLISWVNREKLQKGVDFLFINGDLIHDDPTLLYDFKSTISNLRVPFYVSRGNHDKVGLDVWQSTWGYPTNHSFAKGEYAFVVGDTSNEKGEYVCPDAAWLRTELAKYGEKKGIFVFLHITPAKWTVNGIECKEVIELFEQTPNVKAIFNGHDHDQDSTKQYGKKPYFFDGHFGGNWGTAYKGYRVVEIYEDHSWQCYQYNPTAAPVLNTFSGKG; encoded by the coding sequence ATGTTTTTAAAAAGAAGATCATTTCTGCAACTCTTACCTGCTATTCCGGCGCTCCCGCAACTGCACCAAAAAAGCGGGGAAGGCAAGGCCGCCCGCATTGCATTGCGTTTTATCGTTGCCTCCGACGGACATTTCGGCCAGCCGGATACAGATTATAAAACGTTTCATGCCGACCTGATCAGCTGGGTTAACCGTGAAAAATTGCAGAAAGGTGTTGATTTTCTGTTTATCAACGGTGACCTCATTCACGACGATCCTACCCTGCTGTACGATTTTAAAAGTACCATTTCTAACCTGCGCGTGCCTTTTTATGTGAGCCGGGGAAATCATGATAAAGTGGGGCTGGATGTGTGGCAGAGTACGTGGGGATACCCTACCAACCATAGTTTTGCCAAAGGTGAGTATGCATTTGTGGTGGGCGACACGTCCAACGAAAAGGGCGAGTACGTTTGTCCGGATGCGGCCTGGCTGCGCACCGAGCTGGCCAAGTATGGTGAAAAGAAGGGGATTTTTGTTTTCCTGCACATTACCCCTGCCAAATGGACCGTCAACGGGATTGAATGCAAGGAAGTGATTGAACTGTTTGAGCAAACGCCGAATGTAAAAGCGATTTTCAACGGCCACGACCACGACCAGGACAGCACCAAGCAATACGGCAAAAAGCCTTACTTTTTTGACGGGCATTTCGGCGGCAACTGGGGCACGGCTTACAAAGGTTACCGGGTTGTGGAAATTTACGAGGATCACAGCTGGCAATGCTACCAGTACAATCCCACTGCGGCCCCGGTTTTGAATACTTTTTCGGGGAAGGGGTAA
- a CDS encoding Uma2 family endonuclease — METNTYTVPEYLELEEQSEIRHEYYDGEIFAMAGTTLRHNEIIDNVRTLLRAVFKPKGCKIFAEGVKVECIRNFSYCYPDAMVTCSAEDFASTYIVRNPSILVEVLSKSSAGYDQVFKLKLYKQIASLQYYLLVSQNECYVQLYTRSNQGDVWTYQTFAQLTDEVPFEKFGFSMSVAAIYEDITFLPEEAEPMPPEER, encoded by the coding sequence ATGGAAACAAACACCTACACCGTACCCGAGTATCTCGAACTCGAAGAGCAAAGTGAAATCCGCCATGAATATTATGATGGGGAGATCTTCGCGATGGCGGGCACGACGCTGAGGCACAATGAGATCATCGATAATGTCCGTACGCTTTTAAGAGCAGTTTTTAAGCCGAAGGGCTGCAAGATTTTTGCGGAAGGTGTAAAGGTGGAATGCATTAGGAATTTCTCCTACTGCTATCCTGATGCGATGGTTACCTGCTCTGCCGAAGATTTCGCTAGTACTTACATCGTACGCAATCCGAGCATTCTGGTCGAGGTTTTGTCAAAAAGTTCTGCCGGTTATGATCAGGTATTCAAGCTCAAACTCTACAAGCAGATTGCCTCGCTTCAATATTACCTTTTGGTGTCACAAAATGAATGTTACGTCCAGTTGTACACCCGCTCCAATCAGGGTGATGTCTGGACTTATCAGACCTTTGCTCAGCTGACCGACGAAGTGCCTTTTGAAAAATTCGGGTTCTCCATGTCGGTGGCTGCGATTTACGAAGACATTACTTTTTTACCGGAAGAGGCTGAGCCGATGCCTCCTGAGGAGCGATAA
- the tyrS gene encoding tyrosine--tRNA ligase has product MHTDFIEELRWRGMLHDMMPGTEEQLKKEMTTGYIGFDPTAPSLHIGNLATIMLLVHLQRAGHKPVALVGGATGMIGDPSFKASERSFLDEDTLRVNQEGIRRQLEQFLDFDCGENSAEMVNNYDWFKNIGFLEFLREAGKFLSVNYMMSKDSVKKRLETGISFTEFSYQLLQGYDFYHLYKTKNVRLQMGGSDQWGNITTGTEIIRRKEGDEEGYFKAYALTTPLVTKADGSKFGKSEGGNIWLDPARTSPYEFYQFWLNQSDEDLPRYLRVFSLKNRDEIEALEVSHAAEPHLRIMQKALASELTARIHSEQAYQLVLKATEVLYGKATLETLKGIALDEFDTIFTGVPQTEITREVWDTTTNITDLVSVVTNNEIYASKGEARRAIQQNAVSINKVKVTSAEQPLSEFSLLQDKFLLVSKGKKNHLIRIA; this is encoded by the coding sequence ATGCATACCGATTTTATTGAAGAACTACGCTGGCGGGGCATGCTGCACGACATGATGCCCGGAACTGAGGAGCAACTCAAAAAGGAGATGACCACGGGTTATATCGGCTTTGACCCCACGGCCCCCTCGCTGCACATCGGTAACCTGGCGACGATCATGCTGCTGGTGCATTTGCAGCGCGCCGGCCACAAGCCGGTCGCATTGGTGGGCGGGGCAACCGGGATGATTGGCGATCCTTCTTTCAAGGCTTCGGAGCGGTCGTTCCTGGATGAGGACACGCTGCGTGTAAACCAGGAAGGTATCCGCCGCCAGCTCGAACAGTTTCTTGATTTTGACTGCGGCGAAAATTCGGCCGAGATGGTTAATAATTACGACTGGTTTAAAAACATCGGCTTTCTTGAATTTTTGCGTGAAGCAGGTAAGTTTTTGAGCGTCAATTATATGATGTCCAAAGATTCTGTAAAAAAGCGGCTGGAAACTGGTATTTCTTTCACGGAGTTTTCCTACCAGCTCTTGCAGGGATACGATTTTTACCATTTATATAAAACCAAAAACGTGCGCCTGCAAATGGGTGGCTCCGATCAGTGGGGCAACATTACGACGGGTACGGAAATCATCCGCCGGAAAGAGGGAGATGAGGAAGGTTATTTCAAAGCATACGCGCTGACGACCCCGCTCGTGACCAAGGCCGATGGGTCGAAGTTTGGGAAAAGCGAGGGCGGCAACATCTGGCTGGATCCTGCGCGGACCTCGCCGTACGAATTTTATCAGTTTTGGCTCAACCAGAGCGACGAGGACCTGCCGCGTTACCTGCGGGTATTTTCATTGAAAAACAGGGACGAAATTGAGGCTTTGGAAGTGAGCCACGCTGCCGAGCCGCACCTGCGGATTATGCAGAAAGCGCTGGCCTCGGAGCTCACGGCCCGCATCCACAGCGAGCAGGCGTACCAGCTGGTACTGAAAGCGACCGAGGTACTCTACGGCAAGGCGACGCTGGAAACGTTGAAAGGCATTGCGCTGGACGAGTTTGATACGATTTTCACAGGCGTGCCGCAAACAGAAATTACGCGCGAAGTTTGGGACACAACAACCAACATTACCGACTTGGTTTCAGTGGTAACGAACAATGAAATCTATGCCTCCAAAGGCGAAGCCCGCCGCGCCATCCAGCAGAATGCAGTGAGTATCAATAAAGTAAAAGTTACCTCCGCCGAGCAGCCGCTGAGTGAATTCAGTCTTTTACAGGACAAATTTTTGCTGGTGTCGAAGGGGAAGAAGAATCATTTGATCCGCATTGCTTAG
- a CDS encoding family 43 glycosylhydrolase — MFRNLLCTLVFTIACCWHSAAQSTYCNPMDIDYKYNFEQMNEGISYRSGADPVIINHKGEYFLFVTISGGYWHSKDLLNWKYLTANRWPFEDMCAPAAVLVRDTLFLFQSTFESRPILYSVAPEKGIWEFYNRWTPRLPKDIGPWDPALFHDPDTDKWYMYWGSSNVYPIFGSELDYSKRLAFKGQYQAMFWLNQYEHGWERFGPNHSDPFKPFTEGAWMTKHKGRYYLQYGAPGTEYNVYANGTYVGNSPLGPFTYAPYNPVSYKPGGFATGAGHGNTFQDNFGNYWNTGTTWIGFNWGMERRIVMHPAGFDKDGQMFANTRFGDFPHKLPSKTWTGKADELFAGWMLLSYKKPAVASSTLDTMNVAKITDENPRTFWAARQNKPGETVTIDLQTEHDIKAVQVNYADYRSDIYDNDPGKVYTQFKILVSSDGNAWKEVVDLSREPKRDRPCAYVELTAPVRARYVRYEHGYVASPNLAISEFRIFGNGLGKAPETPAKFTAVRQKDERNADLKWEKVPGAVGYNVLWGIAPDKLYQTYQFWNDEPDTFELRALNVGVPYYFAIEAFNENGVSKMSSVIAPQEASAQPLPVKK, encoded by the coding sequence ATGTTCAGGAACCTGCTCTGCACGCTTGTTTTTACGATTGCATGCTGCTGGCACTCAGCCGCCCAGAGTACCTATTGCAATCCCATGGACATTGATTATAAGTACAACTTTGAGCAGATGAACGAGGGCATTTCCTACCGCTCGGGGGCTGATCCGGTCATTATCAACCACAAAGGTGAGTACTTTCTTTTTGTCACGATTTCGGGCGGGTACTGGCATTCCAAAGACCTGCTCAACTGGAAATACCTGACGGCCAACCGCTGGCCATTTGAGGATATGTGTGCGCCGGCGGCTGTTTTGGTGCGGGATACGCTTTTTCTTTTTCAATCAACTTTCGAGTCGCGGCCTATCCTGTATTCCGTAGCTCCGGAAAAAGGGATCTGGGAGTTTTACAATCGGTGGACGCCCCGGCTGCCCAAAGATATTGGTCCGTGGGACCCTGCCCTGTTTCACGACCCTGATACCGACAAATGGTATATGTACTGGGGTTCGTCCAATGTGTATCCCATTTTCGGTTCGGAGCTCGACTACTCAAAGCGACTGGCTTTCAAGGGGCAGTATCAGGCGATGTTTTGGTTAAATCAGTACGAGCACGGCTGGGAGCGTTTCGGGCCTAACCACTCCGATCCTTTCAAACCTTTTACCGAAGGTGCGTGGATGACCAAGCACAAGGGCAGGTACTACCTGCAATATGGCGCGCCGGGCACCGAGTATAATGTGTACGCCAATGGTACTTACGTGGGCAACAGTCCGCTGGGGCCGTTTACCTATGCGCCTTACAACCCGGTTTCCTACAAGCCGGGCGGCTTTGCGACGGGTGCAGGACATGGAAATACTTTTCAGGACAATTTTGGAAATTACTGGAATACCGGTACCACCTGGATCGGCTTCAACTGGGGCATGGAGCGTCGCATTGTGATGCACCCGGCCGGGTTTGACAAAGACGGGCAAATGTTTGCCAATACACGTTTCGGCGACTTTCCGCATAAGCTGCCTTCCAAAACGTGGACGGGCAAAGCGGACGAACTGTTTGCAGGCTGGATGTTATTGTCTTATAAAAAACCGGCTGTCGCTTCTTCAACACTCGACACGATGAATGTCGCCAAAATTACCGACGAAAATCCGCGTACCTTCTGGGCAGCACGCCAGAACAAGCCCGGCGAAACGGTTACCATCGATTTACAGACTGAGCATGATATTAAGGCTGTACAGGTCAACTACGCCGACTACCGCTCCGACATTTACGACAATGACCCTGGCAAGGTGTATACCCAGTTCAAAATCCTGGTTTCGTCCGACGGCAATGCATGGAAAGAAGTGGTTGATCTTTCCCGGGAACCCAAACGTGACCGACCCTGCGCGTACGTGGAGCTGACAGCGCCCGTAAGAGCTAGGTATGTGCGGTACGAGCATGGCTACGTGGCATCGCCAAATCTGGCAATAAGCGAATTCCGGATTTTTGGGAATGGATTGGGAAAAGCTCCTGAAACGCCTGCAAAGTTCACAGCAGTACGGCAGAAAGATGAGCGCAATGCCGATCTGAAATGGGAGAAAGTGCCTGGCGCGGTCGGGTACAATGTGCTCTGGGGCATTGCACCCGACAAGCTTTATCAAACGTACCAGTTCTGGAATGATGAGCCGGATACCTTCGAGCTGCGGGCACTGAATGTGGGCGTACCGTACTACTTTGCAATTGAGGCTTTCAACGAAAATGGGGTGTCAAAAATGAGCAGCGTTATCGCTCCTCAGGAGGCATCGGCTCAGCCTCTTCCGGTAAAAAAGTAA
- a CDS encoding regulatory protein RecX produces MDRLILQKAASYCAYQERTQDEVKLRLKKWNVWGDEADEIIAELIAMNYLSEERFAKTYAGGKFRIKNWGRMKIRQELSRRGLSKYSIESGMKEIGDVDYVANLKQLLEKKKVALEKTETNQLILKQKLARYALAKGYESELVWKLLEEV; encoded by the coding sequence ATGGACAGGCTCATTTTACAAAAGGCAGCCTCCTATTGTGCCTACCAGGAACGCACACAGGATGAGGTAAAGCTGCGGCTTAAAAAGTGGAACGTCTGGGGCGACGAAGCCGACGAAATCATTGCCGAGCTCATTGCCATGAACTATCTCAGTGAGGAACGTTTTGCCAAAACTTACGCTGGCGGCAAGTTCAGGATCAAGAACTGGGGCAGGATGAAAATACGTCAGGAGCTCAGCCGCCGCGGCCTCAGCAAGTACAGCATTGAAAGCGGCATGAAAGAGATCGGCGACGTGGATTATGTGGCCAATCTGAAGCAGCTTTTGGAGAAGAAGAAGGTTGCACTGGAAAAGACCGAAACCAATCAGCTCATCCTAAAACAAAAATTGGCCAGATATGCTCTGGCCAAAGGTTATGAAAGCGAACTTGTTTGGAAGTTGCTGGAAGAAGTTTGA
- a CDS encoding ribonucleoside-diphosphate reductase small subunit — translation MSQEIIRQEPLLTEDPLRFVLFPIKHSDIWEMYKRHEASFWTAEEIDLSQDMKDWENLNDGERHFISHVLAFFAASDGIVNENLAVNFLSEVQYAEAKCFYGFQIAMENIHSETYSLLIDTYIKDPVEKDRLLRAIETIPCVQKKAEWALKWINSPVFAERIIAFAAVEGIFFSGSFCSIFWLKKRGLMPGLSFSNELISRDEGLHCEFACLLYTQHIMNQLPKERVIEIMVDAVEIEKEFVSEALPVSLIGMNAELMKQYIEYIADFWLERLGCPKQYGSANPFDFMELISLPGKTNFFEKRVGEYQKAGVMSGIKDKESGNKISFDSDF, via the coding sequence ATGTCACAAGAAATAATCAGACAGGAACCCCTGTTGACGGAAGATCCTTTGCGGTTTGTGTTGTTCCCGATCAAGCATTCGGATATCTGGGAAATGTACAAGCGCCACGAGGCTTCCTTCTGGACTGCGGAAGAGATTGACCTTTCGCAGGATATGAAAGACTGGGAGAACCTCAATGACGGTGAGCGGCACTTTATATCACATGTACTCGCATTTTTTGCTGCATCTGATGGTATCGTAAACGAAAATCTCGCTGTCAATTTTCTGAGCGAAGTACAATATGCCGAGGCCAAGTGCTTCTATGGTTTTCAGATTGCGATGGAAAACATTCACTCCGAAACCTACTCGCTCCTGATTGATACTTACATCAAAGATCCTGTCGAAAAAGATCGCCTGCTCCGCGCAATCGAGACGATCCCATGTGTGCAGAAAAAAGCAGAATGGGCATTGAAGTGGATCAACAGTCCCGTATTTGCAGAGCGTATCATCGCATTTGCTGCTGTTGAAGGCATTTTCTTTTCAGGTTCGTTCTGCTCTATTTTCTGGTTGAAAAAACGCGGACTCATGCCAGGGCTGTCGTTCTCCAATGAGCTGATTTCGAGAGATGAAGGCCTGCATTGCGAATTTGCGTGCCTGCTTTATACCCAGCATATCATGAACCAGCTGCCCAAGGAGCGTGTGATCGAGATTATGGTGGATGCGGTAGAGATCGAGAAAGAATTTGTGAGCGAAGCATTGCCGGTATCGCTGATCGGTATGAATGCGGAGCTGATGAAGCAGTACATCGAGTACATCGCCGATTTCTGGCTCGAACGCCTCGGCTGCCCGAAACAGTACGGATCTGCCAATCCTTTTGACTTTATGGAGCTGATCTCACTGCCTGGCAAAACCAATTTCTTCGAAAAACGCGTAGGAGAATATCAGAAAGCCGGTGTGATGAGCGGGATCAAAGACAAAGAGTCAGGTAACAAAATTTCGTTTGATTCGGATTTTTAA
- a CDS encoding PIN domain-containing protein produces MNQYLLDTNICVHLLKDEYDVKDKISDVGVESCYLSEITLAELLYGIENSSPQQRPKNRERFVWLENLFLERIISISAALHEFGKQKAHLRRIGRPVGDFDILIGATAIVNDLALITHNTRDFRNLSEIRLFDWIT; encoded by the coding sequence ATGAACCAATATTTGCTCGACACAAATATTTGCGTTCACTTGCTTAAAGACGAATACGATGTCAAAGATAAAATAAGCGATGTCGGAGTAGAATCGTGCTATCTTTCAGAAATTACCCTGGCCGAACTACTATATGGGATTGAAAACAGCTCGCCACAGCAACGACCAAAAAATCGGGAGCGGTTTGTATGGTTGGAAAACTTATTCCTTGAAAGAATAATTTCTATAAGCGCCGCACTTCACGAATTTGGCAAGCAAAAGGCACATTTGAGAAGAATTGGTCGGCCAGTTGGGGATTTTGATATTTTGATTGGAGCTACGGCGATCGTGAACGACCTTGCATTGATTACGCATAACACCCGTGATTTTAGAAATCTGAGTGAGATCCGATTGTTCGACTGGATTACATAG